A part of Escherichia marmotae genomic DNA contains:
- a CDS encoding phosphatase PAP2 family protein, with product MSNLLRRLKQMLFGWGTVGVIYNFSDRLQGEGCQLTPSVIDNLIPFSPSAVWLYLSFFLVVPLGYLSTPLSHLRWLARSMQLSALAAGVFYLLWPTTMQYPPFVQSGVSAGALNGLIAIDSSQNCFPSLHAALTLLTVWAIAKKGNRWLTLMSVVWAIAIAFSILQLRRHLFIDLVGGVMLALICGWIAAWLDMRDRRERNMNHE from the coding sequence ATGAGCAATCTGTTGCGACGCCTGAAACAGATGCTGTTTGGCTGGGGAACTGTTGGGGTTATCTACAACTTTAGCGATCGCCTGCAAGGTGAGGGATGTCAATTAACGCCTTCCGTGATTGATAATCTGATTCCATTTTCCCCTTCAGCCGTGTGGTTGTATCTCTCGTTTTTTCTTGTTGTACCGTTAGGCTATTTATCAACACCACTTTCCCACCTGCGCTGGCTGGCCCGGTCAATGCAACTTTCGGCACTGGCGGCTGGTGTGTTTTATCTTCTCTGGCCCACAACAATGCAATATCCCCCGTTTGTGCAGTCTGGGGTATCTGCGGGTGCACTAAACGGGCTGATAGCGATTGACTCAAGCCAGAACTGTTTCCCTTCTTTACACGCTGCGCTCACGCTGTTGACAGTATGGGCAATAGCCAAAAAGGGGAACCGTTGGCTGACGCTGATGAGCGTGGTTTGGGCGATAGCTATCGCCTTTTCAATTCTGCAATTACGCAGGCATTTATTTATTGATTTAGTCGGTGGCGTGATGTTGGCGTTGATTTGCGGTTGGATAGCTGCGTGGCTGGATATGCGCGACAGGCGAGAAAGGAATATGAATCATGAGTGA